A single Brassica rapa cultivar Chiifu-401-42 chromosome A04, CAAS_Brap_v3.01, whole genome shotgun sequence DNA region contains:
- the LOC103863619 gene encoding PLASMODESMATA CALLOSE-BINDING PROTEIN 1 produces MALYLQSLSIILFLLLPSSTAMWCVARFDVTSQALQAALDYACAAGADCAPIQPTGLCFLPNTIQAHASYAFNSYFQRRAMAPGSCNFAGTSTIAKTDPSYGSCVYPNSLSNAGGSASTTTVGGTPTATAGNIPVTSLRPPSGTTASPFGIGGNGLIPPGITNTDESGAYIINTSSVSIVLLVVSVLWFI; encoded by the exons ATGGCTCTCTATCTCCAATCTCTCTCCATCATCCTCTTTCTCCTCCTCCCCTCCTCCACCGCGATGTGGTGCGTTGCTCGGTTTGATGTTACGAGCCAGGCGCTTCAGGCGGCTCTAGACTACGCATGTGCCGCTGGAGCGGACTGTGCTCCAATCCAGCCCACTGGTCTATGTTTCCTCCCAAACACCATTCAGGCTCACGCATCTTACGCTTTCAACAGCTATTTTCAGCGTAGAGCCATGGCTCCTGGTTCTTGCAACTTTGCCGGCACCTCCACCATCGCCAAAACTGATCCAA GTTATGGATCATGCGTGTACCCAAATTCTTTGAG TAACGCTGGAGGGTCAGCTTCGACCACAACGGTAGGTGGAACGCCGACAGCAACCGCCGGAAATATTCCAGTGACGTCACTGAGGCCACCGTCTGGCACCACGGCATCGCCGTTTGGGATAGGTGGCAATGGTCTAATTCCGCCGGGAATCACAAACACTGATGAATCTGGAGCTTATATAATAAACACGAGTAGTGTCTCAATAGTACTATTGGTGGTCTCCGTTTTGTGGTTTATATAG
- the LOC103863620 gene encoding dirigent protein 18 — MTKRSPFSLLTSIVLIVALFSATIALDPAPEDPIFELYMHDILGGSSPTARPITGLLGNIYNGQVPFAKQIGFVPPENGVAIPNANGAMPTVNGINGIPLGTGLSGTAFSGQNLNGIQTQLGPDGLSLGFGTITVIDDIITSGPDLGSQPLGKAQGVYVASSADGSTQMMAFTAMLEGGEYNDNLNFYGIYRIGSAMSHLSVTGGTGRFKNACGFAEVRPLIPSGQHFVDGAEMLLRIIVHLKY, encoded by the coding sequence ATGACCAAACGTTCACCATTCTCACTTTTAACATCAATCGTTCTCATAGTTGCTCTTTTTTCTGCAACAATTGCACTCGATCCTGCCCCTGAAGACCCGATATTCGAATTGTACATGCATGACATACTTGGTGGAAGCAGTCCAACGGCAAGACCCATTACTGGTTTGCTTGGAAACATTTACAACGGCCAAGTTCCATTTGCTAAGCAGATCGGTTTCGTTCCACCGGAAAACGGTGTAGCTATACCAAATGCAAACGGTGCAATGCCGACGGTTAATGGTATCAACGGAATTCCTCTAGGCACCGGTTTATCCGGTACAGCGTTTTCAGGTCAGAATCTAAATGGGATTCAGACACAACTGGGACCTGATGGTCTGAGTCTTGGCTTTGGAACGATCACTGTGATTGACGACATAATCACATCCGGTCCTGACTTGGGTTCTCAGCCACTTGGTAAAGCTCAGGGGGTTTATGTTGCAAGCTCAGCAGACGGAAGCACACAGATGATGGCTTTCACTGCTATGCTTGAAGGTGGAGAGTACAATGATAATCTCAACTTCTATGGAATCTATAGGATCGGAAGCGCCATGTCCCATCTGTCTGTGACTGGAGGAACCGGAAGGTTTAAGAACGCTTGCGGGTTTGCAGAGGTTAGGCCCTTGATTCCTTCGGGGCAACACTTTGTTGATGGAGCAGAGATGCTGCTGAGGATCATTGTCCATCTTAAATACTGA